From a region of the Lentilactobacillus curieae genome:
- a CDS encoding energy-coupling factor transporter transmembrane component T family protein — protein sequence MSNFIFGRYLPGESWIHKMSPQSKLLLCFFFVLTVFFANNVWTYGVLVVVMLGIILLSGVSISYFIKGIRPLIWLIIFTVLLQILFSSGGTPIWNWGPFSITDESLINGGYIFIRFLLIIMISTVLTLTTTPLAIADGVQTILKPLKYVHFPVETLALMLSIALRFVPTLMDELETIMNAQRSRGVDFGSGSIVKRVKSAVPLLVPLFSGAITHAENLSTAMEARGFADSEHRSKYRVYHWQGKDTITWLFMIIIFVIIIFIRK from the coding sequence ATGAGTAACTTTATCTTTGGGCGTTATTTGCCAGGTGAATCCTGGATCCACAAGATGAGTCCACAGTCTAAATTGCTGTTATGCTTTTTCTTTGTATTAACGGTATTTTTTGCGAATAATGTGTGGACCTATGGTGTATTAGTGGTTGTGATGTTAGGGATTATTCTTTTGTCTGGGGTTTCAATTAGCTACTTCATTAAAGGAATTAGACCACTGATTTGGTTGATTATTTTTACTGTTCTCCTGCAAATTTTATTTAGTAGTGGAGGAACTCCAATATGGAATTGGGGGCCGTTTTCAATAACTGACGAAAGTTTGATAAACGGGGGCTATATCTTTATTCGTTTCCTCTTGATTATCATGATTTCAACAGTATTGACGTTAACTACTACACCACTTGCAATTGCGGATGGAGTACAAACAATTTTGAAGCCGTTAAAGTACGTTCATTTTCCAGTTGAAACCTTAGCGTTAATGCTTTCAATTGCACTCCGGTTTGTCCCCACGCTTATGGATGAACTTGAAACAATTATGAATGCTCAGCGTTCTCGTGGCGTTGACTTTGGTTCCGGAAGTATTGTAAAACGGGTTAAATCGGCCGTTCCCTTGTTAGTGCCACTTTTTAGTGGTGCAATCACCCATGCTGAAAATCTCTCCACTGCGATGGAAGCTAGAGGATTTGCAGATAGTGAACACCGATCTAAATACCGAGTTTATCATTGGCAGGGTAAAGATACGATCACATGGTTGTTTATGATAATCATTTTTGTCATCATTATCTTTATCAGAAAATAA